The sequence CGCTCGCTGTACGGCCACTACCTGACCTGGGTGTTCGGGCAGGTCGTCTCGAAGGCGGCTGCGCACGTCGACATTCGCGTGCACGCCTCGCGCGCCGTCGCCCTGGAGGACGCCGACCCCGGACCCGACGCGGCGCAGACCGTGGTCCTGGAGGACGGCACCCGGCTGACCGGTCTCGGCGCCGTGGTGCTCGCGCAGGGCCACGTACAGGTCCGGCCGACCGAGACGGAGCGGGGGCACGCCGAGTACGCGGCCCGGCACGGGCTGACCTACATCCCGCCGGGCAACCCGGCGGACGTGGACCTGTCGGGCGTGGCCCCGGGCGAGACGGTGCTGCTGCGAGGGCTCGGGCTGAACTTCTTCGACTACATGGCGCTGTTCACGCACGCACGCGGCGGGGTGTTCGAACGCGTCGGCGGCCGCCTGGTGTACCGGCCCTCCGGCCGCGAGCCGCGGCTGTACGCCGGATCCCGGCGCGGCGTGCCGTACCAGGCGCGAGGCGACAACGAGAAGGGCGCGCACGGCCGCTACCGTCCGCGGCTGCTGACCACGGGGCTGGTGGCGGAGCTGCGCGCGCGGGTGAGGGCCGGCCGGCCGATCCGCTTCGGCACCGAGCTGTGGCCGCTCATCTCCAAGGAGGTGCGCACGGTCTACTACGAGACACTGCTGGCGCGGCGCGCGCATCCGGACGAGGTGGCCGTGTTCTCGGCCGTGTTCCTGCGGGCGGAGGAGGGCGCGGCCGAGGAGCGGCTGCTGGCCGCGGCCGGTGTCGACGAAGGCGAGCGGTGGGACTGGGACGGCGTCGTCCGCCCGTCGGGTGAGCGCGTCTTCCCCGACCTGGCCGCCTTCCGCTCCTGGCTGCGCGACTACCTGGACGAGGATGTGCGCAGGGCCCGTGAGGGCAACGTCAGCGGGCCGTTCAAGGCCGCTCTGGACGTGTTGCGGGATCTGCGCAACGAGCTGCGCCTGGTCATCGACCACGGAGGGCTGGACGCCGCTTCCCACCGTGACGAGCTGGACGGGTGGTACACGCCCCTCAACGCCTACCTGTCCATCGGCCCGCCGGCCTCCCGTGTCGAGGAGATGGCAGCGCTGATCGACGCGGGGATCCTCGACGTGACCGGTCCGGGGCTGCGGGTGGCCGCCGACGCGCACGACCCGGAGGGCCCGGCCTTCGTCGGTACCTCCGAGGGGGTCGCCGGTCTCCGGGTGCGGGCCACGGTGCTGATCGAGGCCCGGCTGCCGGAGATCGACGTCCGGCGTACCGCCGATCCGCTGATGGATGGGCTGTTGCGTACCGGGCAGGGGCGGCCTCACCGCGTCGCGGGCACGGACGGCTCGTCGTACGAGACCGGTGGCCTGGCCGTGTCCGAGCGGCCGTACCGCCTCATCGACGCCCGGGGAGTGCCGCATCCGAGGCGGTTCGCGTACGGGGTGCCCACCGAGTCCGTGCACTGGGTGACCGCGGCCGGCATCCGTCCGGGTGTGGGCTCAGTGACGCTGGAGGACTCCGACGCCGTCGCGGCCGCGGTGCTGGCGCTGGCGGAGCCGTCGGCCGGGGCCGTGAGGGCGACGGCCCCGCCGGCGCCCGCCCGCTCGGGCAGGGGTGGCCGCGTGAGCCCCGCCGCCGGGCGCCGTCCCGCCGGAACCGACACCGGGCTGCTGTCCCCGGTCCGGGCCGGCACTCCCGTCGAGGCCGCCGTCGACGACACCGCCTGGGTCCAGGCAATGCTCGACGCGGAGGCCGCGCTGGCCCGCGCCCAGGCCCGGTGCGGCACCGTCCCGGCCGCCGCGGCCGCCGCGATCACCGCCGCCGCCCGCGCCGCGGACTTCGACGTACGGGAGCTGGCACTGGCCTCGCGGGAGACCGCGAACCCGGTGGTGGGCCTGGTGAAGGCGCTCACCGCGCGCGTCGCGGCCCACTCGCCCGAAGCGGCCGAGTACGTGCACCGCGGTTCCACGAGCCAGGACGTCTTCGACACCGGCGCGATGCTGGTGGCCACCCGCGCCCTGCGCCTGGTCGTCGCGGACCTCAGGACCGTGGCCGACACCCTGGGGGTCCTGGCCGCCGACCACCGGGACACGGTGATGGCGGGCCGTACTCTCGCCCTGCACGCCGTGCCCACCACCCTCGGACTGAAGGCGGCGGGCTGGCGCCAGCTGGTCCTGGAGTCCGCCGAGCGCCTGGAGCGGCTGGAGGGGGGCGGGCTGCCGGTCTCCCTGGGCGGCGCGGCCGGCACCCTGGCGGGCTACCTCCAGTACGCGGGCGACGGGGCCGATCCGGCGGCCGTCCTGGCCGAGCTGGTGGACGCCTTCGCCGACGAGACGGGGCTGGGCGCGCCGGTCCTGCCGTGGCACGCGCTGCGTACGCCCGTCGCCGACCTGGGCGCGGCCCTCGCGCACACCGCGGGGGCGCTGGGGAAGATCGCCGTCGACGTGCTCGTCCTCACGCGTACCGAGACCGGGGAGGTGGCCGAGCCGGCGGTGTCCGGGCGGGGCGCCTCCTCGGCGATGCCGCACAAGCGCAACCCCGTGCTGTCGACGCTGATCCGCTCGGCCGCCCTCCAGGTCCCGGCCTTGGCCGCCGTCCTCGCCCAGTGCCTGCAGCACGAGGACGAGCGGTCGGCCGGGGTCTGGCACGCCGAGTGGCAGCCGCTGCGCGAGGCGCTGCGGCTGACCGGCGGGGCCGCGCACACCATGGTGGAGCTGGTCCGGGGACTCACGGTGCGCCCCGAGCGGATGGCGGCCAACCTGCGGGCCACCGGCGGGCAGATCGTCTCCGAGCGGATCAGCGCCCTGCTCGCCCCGAGGCTGGGCAGCACGGCCGCGAAGGAGCTGCTGACCCGCGCGTCGTCGGAGGCCGCCGACACCGGCCGGCCGCTGGTCGAGGTGCTGGCCGGACGGGACGAGGTACGGGGGGCCCTGTCCCCCGTGGAACTCGCGCCGCTGCTCGACCCGGCCCACTACACGGGCATGGCCGGCCCCCTGGTCGACCGCGCGCTGACGGCCTCCGGACCGCCTCCCGCCACCGGCCCCGGAAAGACCTCCGGTACCACGGGAGAGCCCCGGGCCCGGCAGCGGTCGTAGCAGGTGCGGGAGGCGGGGCCGTACAGGGCCGCGACCCCGGAGAGGAACATCGCGCGTGTGAGCTGCCGGTCGCCGCCTCCGGGGCGTGTTCGCCGTGGAGAGAAGTGCCCGACCGCTTCGTGGCCGGGGCGGGGCGGCGACGACCGAGGACTTCCAGCCGGTCATGTCATGCGTGTGCCGGACGGCTTGACCCGCAGGACGATCGGCCGCATCCCCCGGATCCGGTGAACATCGAGGGTCACGAGGCCCGGGGGGATGAGGTCGCGGAACTCCGCGACAACCACGGGTGCGTCGTCGACGGCCGGCTGGGGCTCCGGCTCGTCGGCGTCCAGCTCGATCGTGCCCTACTTCTTGCCGCTCCCGGACGTTCCTCCGTGGCGGAACTCCACCACGTCCCCGTCCTGCATGACGTAGTCCTTGCCCTCCATGCGGGCCTTGCCCTTGGCGCGGGCCTCGGCGACCGAGCCGGTCTCCACCAGGTCGGCGAAGGAGACGATCTCCGCCTTGATGAAGCCCTTCTGGAAGTCGGTGTGGATGACACCGGCCGCCTCCGGGGCCGTGGCGCCCTTCTTGATGGTCCAGGCGCGGGCTTCCTTCGGACCTGCCGTGAGGTAGGTCTGGAGGCCCAGGGTCTCGAAGCCGACGCGGCCGAGGGTGGCGAGGCCGGGCTCTTCCTGACCCATGGACTGGAGCAGTTCGAGTGCCTCGTCGTCGTCCAGCTCGATCAGCTCGGACTCGATCTTGGCGTTCAGGAAGATCGCCTCGGCGGGGGCGACCAGGGCGCGCTGCTCGTTCTTGAAGTCCTCGTCGACCAGCTCGTCCTCGTCGACGTTGAAGACGTACAGGAAGGGCTTGGTGGTGAGCAGGTGCAGCTCGTGCAGGAGCCTGCCCTTCTCGGTGCCCGCCGTGATGCCCGCGGCGAACAGGGTCTGGCCGGTCTCCAGGATCTGCTTCGCCTCCTCGACCGCGGCGAGGACGGCGACCTTCTCCTTCTGGAGGCGGGACTCCTTCGTCAGGCGCGGGACGGCCTTCTCGACGGACTGGAGGTCGGCGAGGATCAGCTCGGTGTTGATCGTCTCGATGTCGTCCTTCGGCGAGACCTTGCCGTCGACGTGTACGACGTTCTCGTCCTTGAAGGCCCGGATGACCTGGCAGATCGCGTCGGACTCACGGATGTTCGCCAGGAACTTGTTCCCGAGGCCCTCGCCCTCCGAAGCGCCTCGGACGATGCCGGCGATGTCGACGAAGTCCACCGTGGCCGGGAGGAGCCGCTGGGAGCTGAAGATCTCCGCGAGCTTGTCCAGGCGCGGGTCCGGGACGCCGACCACGCCGACGTTCGGCTCGATCGTGGCGAACGGGTAGTTGGCCGCCAGCACGTCGTTCTTGGTCAGGGCGTTGAACAGGGTCGACTTGCCGACATTCGGCAGACCGACGATTCCGATCGTGAGCGACACGTTGGCGACTTCCTGGAGTGAGGCGGGGAGGGCAGGGGCAGGGGCGTCCCGGGCCGGCTCGGTCCTCGGTGGACCGGGGCCCGGAGTGGACCGATTCTCCAGTCTACGGGCCTGCCCCATGGGCCCGAACAGTGCGGCTTTCGGCCGTGTGACATCGAACGCAACCCCAAGGTCGGCCAAAGCGCGTGTCCAACGCCTGATTCCCCGCCCCCGGCGACCTACGTTGTGGAGGTGGAGCAGCACAGGACACGTCCCCCGCAGCGCCGGCAGCCCCCGCAGGCCGCGCCCGCCCCGCCCGCGCCGGGTGGTTCCGCCGTGTACCGGGTGCGGGTGCGGAGTGTGCCGCCCGTCGTCCTCGCGCTGCGGCGCTTCCCCAACCCCCGGCTCACCGGGATCGGGGCCGGGCTGTTCGCCTCGCTCACCATGTTCGTCCTCGCCTGTGCCGACCGGCTGCTGTTCGACGGCTCGGAGCTCGTCTACGGGCTGCTCTTCCTGCCCGTCAGCGCGCTGACGGCCCTCTGGGTGCGGCCCGCCGATCTGGTCACCGCGCCGATCAGCGTGCCGATCGCCTTCGCCGTCGGGGTGTTCCCGATCTCCGGGGGGTCCGAGGGTTTCGGCGGGCAGGTCATGGGCCTCGTCACCGCCCTCGCCGTGCACGCCGGCTGGCTGTACGGCGGAACGCTCGTCGCGGGCCTCATCGTCACCGTGCGCAAGGTGCGCCTGATGCGGGCGCGGCGGCGGTACGTCCTGGCCCAGGGGCGCGGTCCCGCCGGTGAGCGGAGGCCCCGTGCGACCGACGCCCCCGCCTCGTCCTCGAAGCCCGTACGGGCCGGGGCAGGCCCGGCGGCCGCGGCCCGCCGACCTCAGCGGCCCTGACGTCCGACCGCCCCGCATCCCGCGGGCGGGGCCGTCCGGCCCGCTCCTGCCGCCCTGCTCCGTCCCCGCGGTCCTGACGCTGGGGCCCGGTGCGCCTGGCGCCCCGCCGAGCCCGGTCGGCCTGCTCGGCCCCCGTCGGCTCCGACGGCCCCGACCCGCTCAGCCCTTGCCCGGCCCCGGATCAGCCGCCGCCATCGCCGCCCCCACGATGCCCGCGTTGTTCTGGAGCTGCGCCGGGACCAGCTCGGCCCGGACCTTCTCGATCAGGGGCAGGAACTTCTCCGCCTTGCGGCTCACACCGCCGCCGATGATGAACAGCTCCGGCGAGAACAGCATCTCCACGTGCAGCAGGTACTTCTGGACCCGGTGCGCCCAGTGGTGCCAGCTCAGGTCCTCGTCCTCCTTGGCCTTCGTGGAGGCGTGCTTCTCCGCGTCGTGGCCGTGCAGTTCCAGGTGACCCAGCTCGGTGTTGGGGACGAGCCTGCCGTCGGTGAAGACCGCGCTGCCGATGCCCGTACCGAACGTCAGCAGGATGACCGTGCCCGTGCGGCCCTTGCCCGCGCCGAAGGTCATCTCGGCCACTCCGGCCGCGTCCGCGTCGTTCAGGAGGGTGACGGGCCGGCCGATCCGCTCGCCCAGCAGGGTCCGGGCGTCCGTGTCGACCCAGCCCTTGTCGACATTGGCCGCGGTGCGGGTGACACCGTCCGTGACGACCCCGGGGAAGGTGATGCCGACCGGGCCCGACCAGTCGAAGTGGCCGACCACCTCGGCCACGCCGTCGGCCACGCTCTCGGGCGTGGCCGGGTGCGGTGTCAGCACCTTGTGGCGCTCCCGCGCCAGGTCCCCTCGGTCCAGGTCCACGGGAGCGCCCTTGATCCCGGATCCGCCGATGTCCACGCCGAAGATCTCCATGGCATCCACCGTACGGGCAGCCCGGGCCCCTTGCGCGGCTACTCGGCGGAAAGGGCGGCGGCCTCGGCGCGCAGGTCGCGGCGGAGCTCCTTGGGCAGGGAGAAGGTGATCGACTCGTCGGCCGTCTTCACCGTCTCCACGTCCGCGTAACCCCGCTCCGCCAGCCATTCCAGGACGCCGTCGACGAGAACGTCGGGAACCGAGGCGCCGGAGGTCAGGCCGACCGTGGTCACGCCCTCCAGCCACGCCTCGTCGATCTCGCTCGCGAAGTCCACCAGATGGGCGGCGGGGGCTCCCGCGTCCAGGGCGACCTCGACCATCCGGATGGAGTTCGAGGAGTTCTTGGAGCCGACCACGATCACCAGCTCGGCGTCCTCGGCGAGCTTCTTCACCGCGATCTGGCGGTTCTGCGTGGCGTAGCAGATGTCGTCGCTGGGCGGCGAGAGGAGGTTCGGGAACTTCGACTTGAGGGCGTCGACCGTCTCCATCGTCTCGTCCACGGACAGGGTGGTCTGCGAGAGCCACACGACCTTCGACTCGTCGCGGACCTCCACGTTCGCCACGTCCTCGGGGCCGTCGACCAGCTGGATGTGGTCGGGGGCCTCGCCGGAGGTGCCGATGACCTCCTCGTGGCCCTCGTGGCCGATCAGGAGGATGTCGTAGTCCTCCTTGGCGTACCGGACGGCTTCCTTGTGGACCTTGGTGACCAGCGGGCAGGTCGCGTCGATGGTGGCGAGCTTGCGCTCGGCGGCCTCCGCGTGGACGGTGGGCGCGACGCCGTGCGCGGAGAACATCACGATGGAGCCCTCGGGCACCTCCGCGGTGACGTCCACGAAGATCGCACCCTTCCTCTCCAGGGTCTGCACGACGTACTTGTTGTGCACGATCTCGTGGCGGACGTAGATCGGGGCCCCGTACTGCTCCAGGGCCTTCTCGACGGCGATCACGGCACGGTCCACGCCCGCGCAGTAGCCACGGGGAGCGGCGAGCAGGACTCGGCGGGTGTCACTGCGGCGCGAAGCGCCTCCACTCGGGGTGGTGGCGGGTGACGGGCTGGGCGTTGCAGTCATGCGTCCCATCGTAAGGCCGTGGCGAACAGGCGCGAGGGCGGTCCGATCGGGACACTGGTCGCGGTGCGCGTGAGATCAGTCGCTGATGGTGATGGAGGGGTGTGACCTCGGTGTCGGAGAGCGGTTCGCAGAGCGGTCCCGGGAGTGGTCGGGCCGGCGGTTCCGGACGTGCTCCGGTCGGTGGCTCCGGGAGTGGTTCGGTCGGTGGCTCCGGGAGCGGTTCGGCCGGCGGTTCCGGGAGTGGCGCGGAAGGCGGTGCGGGCAGCAGCTCGGAACCGGCCCGGCTGCGGCGGACCCTGGGGTTCCGGGACCTGGTCGTCTACGGGCTCCTCTTCATCGCCCCGATGGCCCCCGTCGGCGTGTTCGGCACCCTGGACGCCAAGTCCGACGGCGCGGTCGCCCTCGTCTACATCGTCGCCACCGTGGTCATGGCCTTCACCGCCTTCAGCTACGCCCAGATGGTGCGGGTCGCCCCCTTCGCCGGTTCGGTCTTCACGTACGCCCGCAAGGGGCTCGGGGAAGGGCCGGGGTTCGTCGCCGGGTGGATGGCCATGCTCGACTACCTGCTGATCCCCGCCGTCGCCTACCTCTTCTCCGGGATCGCGATGAACGCCCTGGTGCCCGAGGTGTCGCGGTGGGTGTGGACCGCGATCGCGGTCGTCGTGACCACGCTGCTCAACCTGTGGGGCGTACGGGCCGCCGCCCGCGTCGGCTTCGCGGTGCTGGCCATGGAGATCGTGGTGCTGCTGGTCTTCGTGGTGGCCGCCGTGGCCGTGCTCGTACGGGACGGGGCGCAGCGCGGCTGGCTGACGCCGCTGACCGGGGACACCGGGTTCTCCATGGCCGCGGTGCTGGGGGCCGTGTCCATCGCCGTGCTGTCGTATCTGGGCTTCGACGCCATCGCCTCGTTCGCCGAGGAGGTGACGGGCGGCTCGCAGAAGGTGGCGCGGGCGGTGCTGTTCTGCCTGGTACTGGCCGGTGTGCTGTTCGTGGCGCAGACGTACCTGGCGGCGCTGCTGGAGCCGGTGACCTCGGCCCAGCTGGCGGCGGACCCGGCGGCGCAGGGGTCGGCGTTCTACGACGCGGTGGACGCGTCCGTGGGGACCTGGCTGCACGATCTGGTGGCCGTCAGCAAGGCGATCGGGGCCGCGTTCGCCGCGCTGGCGGGACAGGCCGCGGCCGGGCGGCTGGTCTTCGCGAT is a genomic window of Streptomyces sp. YPW6 containing:
- the ychF gene encoding redox-regulated ATPase YchF — protein: MSLTIGIVGLPNVGKSTLFNALTKNDVLAANYPFATIEPNVGVVGVPDPRLDKLAEIFSSQRLLPATVDFVDIAGIVRGASEGEGLGNKFLANIRESDAICQVIRAFKDENVVHVDGKVSPKDDIETINTELILADLQSVEKAVPRLTKESRLQKEKVAVLAAVEEAKQILETGQTLFAAGITAGTEKGRLLHELHLLTTKPFLYVFNVDEDELVDEDFKNEQRALVAPAEAIFLNAKIESELIELDDDEALELLQSMGQEEPGLATLGRVGFETLGLQTYLTAGPKEARAWTIKKGATAPEAAGVIHTDFQKGFIKAEIVSFADLVETGSVAEARAKGKARMEGKDYVMQDGDVVEFRHGGTSGSGKK
- the ppgK gene encoding polyphosphate--glucose phosphotransferase translates to MEIFGVDIGGSGIKGAPVDLDRGDLARERHKVLTPHPATPESVADGVAEVVGHFDWSGPVGITFPGVVTDGVTRTAANVDKGWVDTDARTLLGERIGRPVTLLNDADAAGVAEMTFGAGKGRTGTVILLTFGTGIGSAVFTDGRLVPNTELGHLELHGHDAEKHASTKAKEDEDLSWHHWAHRVQKYLLHVEMLFSPELFIIGGGVSRKAEKFLPLIEKVRAELVPAQLQNNAGIVGAAMAAADPGPGKG
- a CDS encoding APC family permease is translated as MAPVGVFGTLDAKSDGAVALVYIVATVVMAFTAFSYAQMVRVAPFAGSVFTYARKGLGEGPGFVAGWMAMLDYLLIPAVAYLFSGIAMNALVPEVSRWVWTAIAVVVTTLLNLWGVRAAARVGFAVLAMEIVVLLVFVVAAVAVLVRDGAQRGWLTPLTGDTGFSMAAVLGAVSIAVLSYLGFDAIASFAEEVTGGSQKVARAVLFCLVLAGVLFVAQTYLAALLEPVTSAQLAADPAAQGSAFYDAVDASVGTWLHDLVAVSKAIGAAFAALAGQAAAGRLVFAMARERRLPHLLAKVDPSSGVPRLAILGAGIVTLVAAVWAARRDDGLDHLVSVVDIGALTAFVLLHASVVGWFAVRRMAGPPVWWRHVLVPVVGAGVLVAVIVEATASAQVVGLCWLGVGLVVLAVQGTGRQRGTGGPGGRTG
- a CDS encoding 4-hydroxy-3-methylbut-2-enyl diphosphate reductase; this encodes MTATPSPSPATTPSGGASRRSDTRRVLLAAPRGYCAGVDRAVIAVEKALEQYGAPIYVRHEIVHNKYVVQTLERKGAIFVDVTAEVPEGSIVMFSAHGVAPTVHAEAAERKLATIDATCPLVTKVHKEAVRYAKEDYDILLIGHEGHEEVIGTSGEAPDHIQLVDGPEDVANVEVRDESKVVWLSQTTLSVDETMETVDALKSKFPNLLSPPSDDICYATQNRQIAVKKLAEDAELVIVVGSKNSSNSIRMVEVALDAGAPAAHLVDFASEIDEAWLEGVTTVGLTSGASVPDVLVDGVLEWLAERGYADVETVKTADESITFSLPKELRRDLRAEAAALSAE
- a CDS encoding DUF6542 domain-containing protein, coding for MYRVRVRSVPPVVLALRRFPNPRLTGIGAGLFASLTMFVLACADRLLFDGSELVYGLLFLPVSALTALWVRPADLVTAPISVPIAFAVGVFPISGGSEGFGGQVMGLVTALAVHAGWLYGGTLVAGLIVTVRKVRLMRARRRYVLAQGRGPAGERRPRATDAPASSSKPVRAGAGPAAAARRPQRP